AAACAGATTTTGTTACCAGTCACTCTGGTCATAGAATTGTCTTACCAGTTTTCTTCTtgcatttcaattaaagaaattaagtttCTGTATGCAGAAAATAAACCATGGACTAATATAGTTTATAGTAAAAACTTGTTTGATATAAAACTACATGTAAGTTTTTAAGCACTTCTGTGTTTTTCAGGTATactaatttatatgtggaattttatatTCACCAAACATGAAGTAGTTGTTTTGGACAAATATCTCAGCTTTTACAAGTTTTATAATATTAAGCAGATGAGTTTTGTAATttctaagttttttaatttttagggttGGAATAAGATTTTGGGGTTGGATGGGAGTAGCGGAAGATTGTTACTAGCTTTTTTCATGACTATGGTCTTTATTCTATGAGGGCTGTTATTTTTCTGCTGATTATTCActtaatatgttttttaattttaaaaaaattgatggcCATATACCAGCTAAGGATGCTAAGGGCTCCACTCTGTTCGTTCCCACTGTTCTTCAAATCAGCCTCTCTCAAGATGACTGCAATAGTCTTAGAGCTGGTTTCTGGCAACAAAGGGAAAGAGTAAAAGTAATTGCAGAAAATCCTCTCCATGGCCCCAGGTCAGAGGTTTTAAACCCAGGCTTTATACTGCATTCTAAAGTTAATTCCTTTTTGGTCTTTAAAACCAAGAATTCAGTATCTGGATTTTCGAAACTCGTAAGTTGGTGAGATAGTatccataaatataaaacaatcaTATTAAAACATGGTTCTTTTGTGGcgtatttaaaagtaaattagcaCATATCTGATTTTTACATGTTCCTGtagaattatttcaataaatgcagACATAATAGTCCATGTAGGGAACAAGTGCTTACCATGTTATTCTTATACCTAGCCCTTTGCATTCTTGCTCATCTACAAGCCATCCCCATCTAAGTGTCTTAGCTGACTTTAAATTCatatataaaaaaacagaatttgtCTTCTCATAATCCATAccctttcccagtctgtttcacCTTTCATTTGACACTCaacttttttcttgcctttcaaAGGCAGTAACTAGGTTCACGTCTTTCACTGAGTTTAATCTTCCATTCTATTTTCAGTCATATTCATAGCTGCCTACCTCCTCAACCCTCCCAACAGTCATAACATTTGAGTACCTCCCAGGGTATGTTTAAAAAGATGCAAACAACAGTTTTTGTAGTTAGAGCTTTTCGTAGTTAGAAGTCAATTTTCAACTCCTGCCTTACATTCAAGACCAAGATCTGAAACAGTGCTGTCCAAAAAGAattgatggaaatattctatgtCTCTGTTGTCCAAGTGTGGCCACCAGCTACATGTGGCTCTTGAGCAGTAAATGTAACCAATACAACAGAGAAACTGCATTAATATAAGTAAGTATACATGGCTAGTATTCCCTGTTGGACCAAACATTGTGCAAGTCGGCTTTTTCTAACCCTGCAGTTTGGATCCTCTGCCCCACCCAGCCTCCCATACAGAGGCCTAGCTtatcctcttcagtttttttttctttccaaaatttgaCTTTCTCCAGCAGCTCATCAATCATAATTATGAATTCACCCAACATATATATGAGGTTGAccttaaaatagtaaaatatcaGTTTTCCCCCTACTTTAGGATTTATCTTCATAACTTAGTTAAGAAGTTTGAGGTAGGACCCCGATctttgtatataaatacaaaattccaATTCTTGTGGAACTAAATTTAAATGAGACTTTGAAAAGAGGATGAACCTTAACTCAAATAATTTACCGTTATTTCGTTAATTTAGAACCAAACCAAGCATgcgatttttatttatatttaaaaagtacaaaagatCTGAGTAAGAGTatcactgtatttattttcatacagGCAATTTTTCTATAGCTTCAACATCTTCCTCtcaaaaatcaaagaacaaaagATTCCCAAAACTTAGAACTGGATCACTTGGCCCTTTCTCTTCTTATCTCCTCCCAGTTCAAAATGCTTGCATCTCTTAATAGCCAGCATCCTCTTGGATCTGCAGTTGGGCTCAACACATTCAAGTCTCAGCACGATCTTCTTTGTGGTTTTAGCCTTCTTCCGGAAAATTGGCTTTGTCTGCCCGCCGTAGCCACTCTGCTTTCGATCATAGCGCCTCTTTCCCTGGGCATATAGGGAA
This DNA window, taken from Camelus dromedarius isolate mCamDro1 chromosome 5, mCamDro1.pat, whole genome shotgun sequence, encodes the following:
- the RPL36AL gene encoding ribosomal protein eL42-like produces the protein MVNVPKTRRTFCKKCGKHQPHKVTQYKKGKDSLYAQGKRRYDRKQSGYGGQTKPIFRKKAKTTKKIVLRLECVEPNCRSKRMLAIKRCKHFELGGDKKRKGQVIQF